The following are from one region of the Nostoc cf. commune SO-36 genome:
- a CDS encoding terpene synthase family protein, with the protein MERLISPALYCPFSSQINKNIDSLEEYSLEWVLGFNLLANESSYQRFCKSKFFLIAATTYPYCNFQELKIANDWLSWLFIWDDQCDLSDLKTKPELLKGIHKRFIEILNGAEVTSHDIPLSRALSNLRARMLEKASLKWLNYFICGFEKYLYGCFEEANNRVDGIVPDTETYIAMRRLSAGADVALPLIELCDQLIIPDFLRKQDIFNQLNEITNNLLGWSNDIFSLSRELATGHVHNLVFVLHRQHKISLEEAMKLATKMHDHEIQKLVDLEASIPSFGEEIDAELAKYILGIHAWIRGNLDWYSFTARYKTVEMLELAKY; encoded by the coding sequence ATGGAAAGATTAATATCTCCAGCTTTATACTGTCCTTTTTCATCACAAATCAATAAAAATATTGATTCTCTGGAAGAGTATAGCCTTGAATGGGTACTCGGTTTCAATCTTCTGGCAAATGAATCATCTTATCAGCGTTTCTGCAAGTCTAAATTTTTTTTAATAGCAGCCACTACCTATCCATATTGTAACTTTCAAGAACTGAAGATAGCAAATGACTGGTTGAGTTGGCTATTTATTTGGGATGATCAATGCGATCTATCAGACTTGAAAACAAAACCTGAACTTCTAAAAGGTATTCACAAGAGATTTATAGAAATATTAAATGGGGCAGAAGTTACAAGCCACGATATACCTCTTAGTCGTGCTTTAAGTAACTTACGAGCGCGAATGCTTGAAAAAGCAAGCCTGAAATGGTTAAATTATTTCATCTGCGGCTTTGAGAAATATTTATACGGTTGTTTTGAAGAAGCAAATAACCGTGTAGATGGAATTGTACCCGATACTGAGACTTATATTGCAATGCGTAGATTAAGCGCAGGTGCAGATGTTGCCTTGCCATTAATTGAACTTTGCGATCAGTTGATAATTCCTGATTTTTTACGAAAACAGGATATTTTTAACCAACTTAATGAGATTACAAATAATCTTCTGGGCTGGTCTAATGATATCTTTTCATTATCTAGAGAATTGGCAACTGGTCATGTTCATAATTTAGTATTCGTGCTACACCGCCAACACAAAATTTCTTTAGAAGAAGCAATGAAGCTTGCTACAAAAATGCACGATCATGAGATTCAAAAATTGGTAGATTTGGAAGCAAGCATTCCATCTTTTGGAGAAGAAATAGATGCTGAATTGGCAAAATATATATTAGGAATTCATGCTTGGATACGTGGGAATCTCGATTGGTATTCCTTCACTGCTCGCTACAAAACTGTAGAAATGCTGGAGCTAGCTAAATATTAA
- a CDS encoding hybrid sensor histidine kinase/response regulator has protein sequence MNYEPDIKMLYTPGDSLILVVDDTATNLEIVFSILTNVGFKVITENDGKKAIKQVQERLPDLILLDVMMPGIDGFETCKRLKENSDICDIPVIFMTANSDTESKVKGLNMGAVDYITKPFHEEELLARIKTHLQLRNLTKTLEKRVAERTAALSRVLKDLQESQLQLVQTEKMSALGQLVAGVAHEINNPVGFIHGNLGHASVYFQEMSNLIDLYQHHYPNPVLEIEEQIAAIDLKYVLTDLPNLISSMKEGVQRIRDISTSLRTFSRADSDRKISCNIHDGIDSTIMILKHRLKASENRPNIQIIKDYGNLPELKCFIGQLNQVFMNLLANAIDALEESNIGRTYIEIEANPNQILIQTILAEDKNYILIRIKDNGVGMSADIQQKIFDYLFTTKLVGQGTGLGLSIARQIVVEKHGGTLEVNSAIGKGSEFIIKLPI, from the coding sequence ATGAATTATGAGCCAGATATAAAAATGCTTTATACACCAGGAGACAGTTTAATTTTAGTGGTGGATGATACTGCTACAAATTTAGAGATTGTCTTTAGCATATTAACTAACGTCGGCTTTAAAGTTATTACAGAGAATGATGGAAAAAAGGCGATTAAACAGGTTCAAGAAAGATTACCTGATTTGATTCTGTTAGATGTAATGATGCCTGGAATAGATGGATTTGAAACTTGTAAAAGGCTGAAAGAAAACTCAGACATTTGTGATATACCCGTAATTTTTATGACAGCCAATTCTGATACTGAGAGTAAGGTAAAGGGTCTAAATATGGGGGCAGTTGATTACATTACTAAACCATTTCATGAAGAAGAATTATTGGCTAGAATTAAAACCCATCTGCAATTACGAAATCTTACCAAAACTTTAGAAAAACGAGTTGCCGAAAGGACAGCAGCATTATCTAGGGTATTAAAAGACCTACAAGAGTCTCAACTTCAGCTTGTACAGACAGAAAAAATGTCTGCCCTTGGTCAATTAGTAGCAGGAGTTGCTCATGAAATTAATAATCCAGTTGGTTTCATTCATGGCAATCTTGGACATGCTTCAGTATATTTCCAAGAAATGAGCAACCTCATTGATCTTTATCAGCATCACTATCCTAATCCAGTTCTAGAAATTGAAGAGCAAATTGCAGCGATAGATTTGAAGTATGTGCTTACCGATCTACCTAACTTAATTTCCTCAATGAAAGAGGGCGTTCAGCGCATTCGTGACATTAGTACCAGTCTTAGAACCTTTTCTCGAGCAGATAGCGATCGCAAAATTTCTTGCAATATTCATGATGGCATTGACAGTACAATCATGATTCTCAAACACCGCTTAAAAGCATCCGAGAATCGTCCTAATATTCAAATAATTAAAGATTACGGTAATTTGCCAGAATTAAAATGCTTTATCGGACAGCTAAATCAGGTATTTATGAATTTGTTAGCTAACGCTATTGACGCTTTAGAGGAATCTAATATAGGACGCACCTATATTGAAATTGAAGCCAATCCCAATCAAATTTTGATTCAGACTATTCTTGCTGAAGATAAAAACTATATCTTGATTCGGATTAAAGATAATGGAGTGGGAATGTCTGCTGATATCCAGCAAAAAATATTTGACTATTTATTCACCACCAAGCTTGTTGGTCAAGGCACAGGACTAGGATTATCAATTGCTCGTCAAATTGTTGTCGAAAAGCATGGAGGAACTCTGGAAGTGAACTCAGCAATAGGAAAAGGTTCAGAGTTTATCATTAAGCTTCCTATTTGA
- a CDS encoding FIST signal transduction protein, with protein sequence MFKAVVGHSNDPDSLSAVEEVLQQCVSSLAGDIPKAGILFAAIDFEHSLILQQIHQAFPGIELIGGTTDGEISSVLEFQQDSISLMLFCSDEIEIYAGVGRKVSNDPITATKQAVEQAQAKSTAPPKLCLTHPESLTTSGVSILNGLKLALGQDVPIFGGLAGDQSRYENTYQFFQTEVLSDSVPILLFSGTILFSHAVASGWHPIGQTSKVTKVDKNILYEIDGKPALDFYHHYLGLLPPSMEYPLAVFDQNGESFYIRAPIAYNQESGSITFFGDIPDQAIIQISEAAYEDIIAASKASFMNALDNYPGAEPSAVLLFSCVARRQILGTRAQEEYQNTKLCLTDYLPACGFYSYGEIAPMDGISQTQFHNETFVTLILGNR encoded by the coding sequence ATGTTTAAGGCAGTAGTAGGTCACAGTAACGATCCAGATTCTCTATCAGCAGTTGAAGAAGTTCTTCAGCAATGTGTCAGTTCTCTTGCAGGAGATATACCAAAAGCTGGAATTCTTTTTGCTGCAATTGACTTTGAGCATTCTCTCATTTTGCAACAAATTCATCAGGCTTTTCCGGGGATTGAGTTGATTGGTGGAACCACAGATGGAGAAATTTCTTCAGTCTTAGAGTTTCAGCAGGACTCAATCAGCTTAATGTTGTTTTGCTCAGACGAAATTGAAATTTATGCAGGAGTTGGACGCAAAGTTTCAAATGATCCAATTACTGCAACTAAACAAGCTGTGGAGCAAGCTCAAGCAAAAAGTACCGCGCCTCCAAAGCTATGCTTAACTCATCCAGAAAGCCTTACAACTAGCGGTGTCTCTATATTGAATGGCTTAAAGCTAGCTCTTGGTCAAGATGTACCAATATTTGGTGGTTTGGCAGGCGATCAATCAAGATATGAAAATACATATCAATTTTTTCAAACGGAAGTATTAAGTGATTCTGTACCAATTCTGCTTTTTTCCGGCACAATATTGTTTTCCCACGCTGTTGCAAGTGGTTGGCATCCCATTGGTCAAACAAGCAAAGTAACTAAAGTGGATAAGAACATTCTCTATGAAATAGATGGTAAGCCAGCTTTAGATTTTTATCATCATTATCTAGGTTTGCTTCCTCCTTCAATGGAATATCCATTAGCAGTGTTTGATCAGAATGGAGAGAGTTTTTATATAAGAGCGCCTATTGCTTACAATCAAGAATCTGGTAGCATAACTTTTTTTGGAGATATTCCCGATCAGGCAATTATTCAAATTTCGGAAGCAGCTTATGAAGATATTATCGCCGCTTCCAAGGCTTCATTCATGAATGCTTTAGATAATTATCCTGGTGCAGAACCAAGTGCTGTTTTGCTTTTTTCATGTGTAGCTCGTCGGCAAATACTTGGTACAAGGGCACAAGAAGAGTACCAGAATACGAAACTTTGTCTGACCGACTATTTACCTGCCTGTGGGTTTTATTCTTATGGAGAAATTGCTCCTATGGATGGAATTAGCCAGACGCAATTTCATAATGAGACTTTTGTAACTTTAATTCTGGGAAATCGGTAA
- a CDS encoding sensor histidine kinase → MEILNYQQEIKELKKTNRIIQKKLERSESDRIKLEETNQKKECLLRRVIDELKEYQNKLEERSNELEMMLLNLQVMENKMSTLGSMVADVAHEINNPVGFIAGNLTPAKEYIEDLLHLIDLYQQTYPKASGQIQETIRVIDLEYVREDLPKLISSMKEGTDRISNISNSLRTFSRGDTEQKVLFNLHEGINSTLLILKHRLQANKIRPAIELVKYYTEFPLVKCFPGQLNQVFMNLLANAIDALEESNYGRSFNDIKVNPNQITIHTALTEDNNHVSIRIQDNGVGISADVQQKMFDHLFTTKPVGKGTGLGLSIAYQIIVQKHQGTLEVNSMLGKGSEFIITIPLY, encoded by the coding sequence ATGGAAATATTAAATTACCAACAAGAAATTAAGGAACTAAAAAAAACGAATAGGATTATCCAAAAGAAGTTGGAACGATCTGAATCAGATCGGATAAAACTTGAAGAAACAAATCAAAAAAAAGAATGTTTACTCAGGAGAGTAATTGATGAGTTAAAAGAATATCAAAATAAATTAGAGGAAAGAAGTAATGAGCTAGAAATGATGCTTCTTAATCTTCAGGTAATGGAGAATAAGATGTCTACTTTGGGAAGTATGGTCGCAGATGTAGCTCATGAAATTAACAACCCAGTTGGCTTTATTGCAGGTAATCTAACTCCGGCTAAAGAGTATATTGAGGATTTATTACATCTCATCGACCTTTATCAGCAGACCTATCCCAAAGCATCTGGGCAAATTCAAGAAACAATCAGAGTGATTGACTTAGAATATGTGCGTGAGGATCTACCTAAACTTATTTCCTCAATGAAAGAAGGTACAGATCGTATTTCCAACATTAGCAATAGCCTGCGAACTTTCTCTAGAGGAGATACAGAACAAAAAGTTCTGTTTAATCTTCATGAAGGTATTAACAGCACTCTCCTGATTCTCAAGCACCGTTTACAAGCTAATAAGATTCGTCCGGCGATTGAACTAGTTAAATATTACACAGAATTTCCCCTAGTAAAATGCTTTCCAGGACAATTGAATCAGGTATTTATGAATTTATTGGCAAATGCTATTGATGCTTTAGAAGAATCTAACTATGGACGGAGTTTTAATGATATTAAGGTAAATCCCAATCAAATTACAATTCATACTGCTCTCACTGAAGATAACAATCATGTCTCGATTCGGATTCAAGATAATGGGGTGGGAATATCGGCTGATGTTCAGCAAAAAATGTTTGACCATTTATTCACAACTAAACCTGTGGGGAAAGGAACAGGATTAGGATTATCAATTGCTTATCAAATAATTGTCCAAAAGCATCAAGGTACTCTAGAAGTAAATTCTATGTTAGGAAAAGGTTCTGAGTTTATAATCACTATTCCACTTTATTAA
- a CDS encoding NAD(P)H-quinone oxidoreductase subunit N codes for MDFANIASQLNAGTILPEGIVILTLLGVLIVDLILGRTSARWIGYLAIAGLFASILALYFQWDSPNPIGFTGSFNSDDLSIVFRGIIALSAIATILMSIRYVEQSGTPLAEFIAILLSATLGGMFLSGASELVMIFISLETLSISSYLLTGYTKRDPRSNEAALKYLLIGASSTAIFLYGVSLLYGLSGGQTELSAIANGIATAKGGQSLGLVIALVFAIAGIGFKISAAPFHQWTPDVYEGAPTPVIAFLSVGSKAAGFALAIRLLTTAFPLVADEWRFVFTALAVLSMILGNVVALAQTTMKRMLAYSSIAQAGFVMIGLIAGTQAGYASMIFYLLVYLFMNLCGFTCIILFSLRTGTDQIAEYSGLYQKDPLLTLGLSISLLSLGGIPPLAGFFGKIYLFWAGWQAGLYWLVLLGLVTTVVSIYYYIRVVKMMVVKEPHEMSDAVKNYPQVRWDLPGLRPLQVGLVVTLIATSIAGILSNPLFTLANNSVSNTPMLQATINTNVKAENPLLLPKLDSVSQSQPSVDSTAKI; via the coding sequence ATGGATTTTGCTAATATTGCATCCCAGCTAAACGCTGGAACGATTTTACCAGAGGGGATTGTTATTCTCACCCTCTTGGGGGTTTTGATTGTTGATTTGATTTTGGGGCGTACATCCGCACGCTGGATTGGATATCTAGCGATCGCAGGTTTATTTGCTTCGATTCTCGCCCTATATTTTCAATGGGACTCTCCCAATCCCATCGGTTTTACTGGTAGCTTTAATAGTGATGACCTGAGTATCGTCTTTCGCGGTATTATTGCCTTGTCTGCGATCGCTACTATACTGATGTCAATTCGCTACGTTGAGCAAAGCGGCACTCCTTTAGCTGAATTCATCGCTATTTTACTGAGTGCTACTTTAGGAGGGATGTTTTTATCCGGGGCTAGTGAGTTGGTGATGATTTTCATCTCCCTAGAAACCCTGAGTATCTCCTCATATTTGTTAACAGGTTATACCAAGCGTGACCCCCGTTCCAATGAAGCGGCGCTGAAATACCTGTTAATTGGAGCTTCCAGTACAGCAATATTTTTATACGGTGTATCACTGCTGTATGGACTATCTGGAGGACAAACTGAACTAAGTGCGATCGCTAATGGCATTGCCACAGCGAAAGGTGGTCAATCTTTAGGTTTAGTCATTGCCCTGGTTTTTGCGATCGCAGGTATTGGCTTCAAAATTTCTGCTGCACCCTTCCACCAGTGGACACCAGACGTTTACGAAGGCGCTCCCACCCCAGTCATCGCCTTTTTATCAGTCGGTTCTAAAGCAGCTGGGTTTGCCCTAGCCATCCGCTTGCTAACAACAGCCTTCCCCCTTGTTGCTGATGAGTGGAGGTTTGTTTTCACTGCTCTGGCCGTTCTCAGCATGATTTTGGGTAACGTAGTTGCCCTAGCCCAAACCACCATGAAACGGATGCTAGCTTATTCATCCATTGCCCAAGCTGGGTTTGTGATGATTGGCTTGATTGCTGGTACACAGGCGGGCTATGCCAGTATGATATTCTACTTACTGGTTTACCTGTTCATGAACCTGTGCGGCTTTACCTGCATTATCCTGTTCTCACTACGCACGGGAACCGACCAGATTGCCGAATACTCTGGCTTATATCAAAAAGACCCACTTTTAACACTGGGGTTGAGTATCTCCCTACTTTCCTTGGGTGGTATTCCACCATTAGCTGGCTTTTTCGGCAAAATTTACTTATTCTGGGCTGGTTGGCAAGCAGGTCTTTATTGGTTAGTCTTGCTGGGCTTAGTTACCACAGTCGTCTCTATCTACTACTACATTCGTGTAGTCAAGATGATGGTAGTTAAAGAACCCCATGAAATGTCCGACGCGGTAAAGAATTATCCACAAGTGCGTTGGGATTTACCTGGACTAAGACCTTTGCAAGTTGGGTTAGTAGTAACATTAATTGCTACTTCTATAGCAGGGATTTTGTCAAATCCACTGTTTACATTGGCGAACAATTCCGTCTCCAATACCCCCATGTTGCAAGCAACAATCAACACTAATGTCAAAGCAGAAAATCCACTGCTTTTGCCAAAATTAGATTCAGTTAGTCAGTCTCAACCCTCAGTTGATTCTACTGCCAAGATTTAA
- a CDS encoding WD40 repeat domain-containing protein, which yields MNSTTKSKEFEQHYSGTLSDYVTAIAWSPQGKTLAATSAAGEVVLWNNGELTTLQTGNGKSLDCLAFSPDGKFLAVGGQDGQVKIWRDTELIATLENAPAWVDKLAWNYTSNQLAFSLGRYVQVWDADSREIIVTLNFENSSVLGIDWRIDGQYLAISGYQGIKIWHSQNWDEEPYILDMPSVSVAMAWSPDGKFLASGNMDRSVTVLEWNNPDPWVMRGFPGKIRQLAWSEATTKLGAPILASSSVEGIVVWEKLEDDSLGWEARVLTNHVGVINAIAFAPKSFLLASAAADGWLCLWNQAKEVSQIITGVSGGFSALAWHPQGKLLAAGGEQGELVIWSKVLRGQGFGRS from the coding sequence ATGAACTCCACAACCAAATCAAAAGAATTTGAACAACACTATTCGGGGACACTTTCAGATTATGTAACTGCGATCGCTTGGTCGCCACAAGGTAAAACTTTAGCAGCAACTTCCGCCGCCGGTGAAGTAGTTTTGTGGAATAATGGTGAACTCACAACCTTACAAACTGGTAACGGTAAATCATTAGACTGTCTTGCTTTTTCCCCAGATGGAAAATTTTTAGCCGTTGGTGGACAAGATGGGCAGGTGAAAATTTGGCGCGATACTGAATTAATCGCTACGTTAGAAAATGCCCCTGCATGGGTTGACAAGCTAGCTTGGAATTACACCAGTAACCAACTAGCTTTTAGTTTGGGGCGTTACGTTCAAGTCTGGGATGCAGATAGTCGTGAAATTATCGTGACGCTGAATTTTGAAAACTCGTCAGTTTTGGGCATTGATTGGCGCATTGATGGGCAATACCTAGCCATTAGCGGTTATCAGGGTATCAAGATTTGGCATAGTCAAAACTGGGATGAAGAACCATACATCTTGGATATGCCTAGTGTCAGTGTAGCGATGGCTTGGTCGCCCGATGGCAAATTCCTGGCTTCTGGCAACATGGATCGTAGCGTCACCGTTTTGGAATGGAACAACCCCGATCCTTGGGTAATGCGTGGGTTTCCTGGTAAAATTCGCCAATTGGCATGGTCAGAAGCTACCACGAAACTAGGTGCGCCAATACTGGCATCTTCTAGCGTTGAAGGTATTGTGGTTTGGGAAAAACTAGAGGATGATTCTTTAGGCTGGGAAGCGCGAGTATTAACTAATCATGTAGGTGTGATTAATGCGATCGCCTTTGCACCTAAAAGCTTCTTGCTAGCTTCTGCTGCTGCTGACGGCTGGTTGTGTTTGTGGAACCAAGCCAAAGAAGTATCTCAAATTATCACAGGTGTCTCAGGAGGTTTTTCGGCCTTAGCTTGGCATCCCCAAGGCAAGTTACTGGCCGCAGGCGGTGAGCAAGGCGAATTGGTTATTTGGTCAAAGGTGTTACGCGGTCAAGGATTTGGGCGTAGTTAA
- a CDS encoding sensor histidine kinase: MSNQTSKRLKQNAERIMQRWEERARDEVGASIHQDSLMLQDSLPEYLEQLVDELSTKIERTPARIRTDKLESTRIGKKHGHERASYADYSMTQVIFEYHILRQTIFEILEEEAALEVRERDIIIDSIEQAVNDAATQFSQTLRDIQELFMVTLTHDLRNPLNVIKMGTHLTLRRLEQGDTHASIAAKMLKAVDRLNSMIQNLLDASRLRAGESLKFELEECSLDSLVQDVVEDLNFAYGERFIVVSDTAIRSNCSRKEIQRVIENLAVNAVKYGAADTPITLTLEQMETHISLTIHNEGNPISSEAQAILFQQFRRTISAEEQTGWGLGLFLARSIIEAHQGTIEVESAEGKGTSFIVKLPKL; encoded by the coding sequence ATGTCTAACCAAACGTCTAAGCGTCTTAAGCAAAATGCTGAAAGAATTATGCAAAGGTGGGAAGAGCGGGCGCGTGATGAAGTTGGTGCATCCATACATCAGGACTCTCTGATGCTACAAGATTCGCTACCTGAGTATCTAGAGCAATTGGTGGATGAGCTGTCAACGAAGATTGAAAGGACACCAGCCAGAATAAGAACGGATAAACTAGAAAGCACTCGGATTGGGAAAAAGCATGGACATGAGCGGGCGAGTTATGCCGACTACTCGATGACTCAAGTGATTTTTGAGTATCACATTCTCCGTCAGACCATATTTGAAATTTTAGAAGAAGAAGCGGCTTTGGAGGTGAGGGAACGAGATATTATCATCGATTCCATTGAGCAAGCCGTTAACGATGCGGCGACTCAATTTTCCCAGACGCTGCGAGATATTCAAGAATTATTTATGGTGACACTGACCCACGATCTTAGAAACCCACTTAATGTCATAAAAATGGGTACTCACTTGACTTTGCGTCGGCTTGAACAAGGAGACACTCATGCGAGTATCGCGGCGAAAATGCTAAAAGCAGTCGATCGTTTGAATTCGATGATTCAAAATCTGCTCGATGCTAGTCGGCTACGGGCGGGGGAGAGCTTAAAGTTTGAATTAGAAGAATGCAGTTTAGACAGCCTTGTTCAGGACGTAGTAGAGGATTTGAACTTTGCTTATGGAGAGCGGTTTATTGTAGTTTCTGATACTGCTATCAGGAGCAATTGCAGCCGTAAAGAGATACAACGGGTAATTGAAAACTTAGCTGTTAACGCCGTGAAGTATGGTGCTGCTGATACACCAATTACACTCACACTTGAGCAAATGGAAACGCATATCAGCCTGACCATCCACAACGAAGGTAATCCGATTTCTTCAGAAGCTCAAGCAATCTTATTTCAACAATTTCGTCGAACCATCTCTGCTGAGGAGCAAACAGGATGGGGGTTAGGATTATTTTTAGCAAGGAGCATTATTGAAGCGCATCAGGGAACGATTGAAGTTGAAAGTGCCGAGGGCAAGGGGACAAGCTTTATCGTTAAGTTGCCTAAATTGTGA
- a CDS encoding CobW family GTP-binding protein translates to MVADVINNSVPVTVLTGYLGAGKTTLLNHILTYEHGKKVAVIVNEFGEVGIDNQLIIDADEEIFEMNNGCICCTVRGDLIRIIGNLMKRRDKFDHLVIETTGLADPAPVIQTFFVDEDLQSQLSLDAVVTVVDAKHIWQHWDADEAQEQIAFADVILLNKTDLVAPEELNELEKRIRAMNAIAKIYRTQNSELGMDALLGVKAFDLDRALEIDPDFLGEDAHVHDESVFSVALVEAGAVDGEKLNTWLSELLRTQGTDIFRMKGILNIAGEDNRFVFQGVHMIFDGKPDRPWKASETPKNELVFIGRNLDAAQLKQDFIACLA, encoded by the coding sequence ATGGTGGCTGACGTAATCAACAATTCAGTTCCCGTTACTGTTCTTACAGGATATTTGGGAGCAGGTAAAACGACTCTACTCAACCACATCCTCACCTACGAACACGGCAAAAAAGTTGCTGTGATTGTTAATGAATTTGGGGAAGTGGGTATTGATAATCAATTGATTATCGATGCAGATGAAGAAATTTTTGAAATGAATAATGGCTGTATCTGTTGTACAGTGCGCGGCGATTTAATTCGCATCATTGGCAATTTGATGAAGCGGCGCGATAAATTTGACCATTTAGTAATTGAAACAACTGGATTAGCTGACCCTGCACCAGTGATTCAGACATTTTTTGTTGATGAAGATTTGCAAAGCCAACTGTCTTTAGATGCAGTGGTGACAGTTGTAGATGCCAAGCATATTTGGCAGCATTGGGATGCAGACGAAGCCCAAGAACAGATTGCTTTTGCTGATGTAATTTTACTTAATAAAACAGATTTGGTAGCGCCAGAAGAGTTGAATGAATTGGAGAAACGGATTCGGGCGATGAATGCGATCGCAAAAATCTACCGTACCCAAAATTCTGAACTCGGAATGGATGCTTTATTAGGTGTAAAAGCCTTTGATTTAGATCGTGCATTAGAAATTGATCCAGATTTCTTAGGCGAAGATGCCCACGTACACGATGAAAGTGTCTTTTCTGTAGCTTTAGTAGAAGCAGGTGCAGTCGATGGAGAAAAATTAAACACTTGGCTTTCCGAGTTACTGCGTACCCAAGGGACAGATATCTTTCGGATGAAAGGCATTTTAAATATTGCTGGAGAAGACAATCGATTTGTATTCCAAGGAGTACACATGATATTCGATGGCAAACCCGATCGCCCCTGGAAAGCCAGCGAAACCCCCAAAAACGAATTAGTATTCATCGGTCGCAACCTTGATGCAGCCCAACTCAAGCAAGATTTTATCGCCTGTCTAGCTTAA